CATTGGCTTTGGGCATTGTGGGTGATGCTTCTGGACTGGTACTAAATTGTGTGGCGCTCCAGGACTGGCACTGGCTTTGGGGGGTGCTCCGGGTATCTAGCACTActgtcggctctgctacatctgtgtaaCGTGGCCTCTGTTCTCATCAGGTGTTCCAGTTCCTTAATGCAAAATGCGAGTCTGCGTTCCTGTCCAAGAGGAACCCGCGTCAGATCAACTGGACGGTCCTGTACCGGAGGAAGCACAAGAAGGGGCAGTCGGTATGTGCTGCGCAGGCGGTGGTGCCCGTGTACCTGTGATGCCTAACATGCAGTGACGGCTGCTCTCCGGCTCCATAGCGCTGTGTGGAGACTCTTCTCCCAGCTCCCCATTATACAGGAGCGCTCGGCCCAATGCTCCGGAGCTCTAAGCTGCTGCTCTGCGCTGATCACCAGGGTCAGGTTGAATTCCAGCAGCAGGGACAGTCTGTAGGTCActgtacacattagatggctggctGAGCCTGCAGCTATCGGTGGCACTGACCTATTTAATGTGTATAGGGACTGTAACATCTCTCGGAAGTGAGGCGCTGGATAACCCCTCAGATATGGGTGTATATACTGATAATCCAGGGTTTCAGTGTATGACATGAAATGGCAAAGGACCTTTTTGGCACACTCTTGAAATGTAGGTCTGGCACATGGGGTGAATGGTTCTGCAGTCTGAAGCTTTAAACTTGGGCCCCAATGTATGAAGGCTTTTACTACAACCAAGTGGGGTAAAACCTTTGAAAGCGTTACCAGTTTTTCCCTGCTCCAACTCATGCCGAGCTGTGGTATTTGTATGCCAGAAATGTCACTAGTCACTGACTGTAGTAAGATCTCTGGGTTAGCGAACACCATTCATCAGATGCCCATGTAGAGGCGTGCACCTTCATATATCAGGAACGTGTAACTCCACTGCACCCCTACATGAAGACCAGCAAGAAAACCATCAGTCCCGATGAATCAAGGCCTATGTCATGTGATCCTAATGGTGCTGTTATCTGATTTGACACATCTTGTAAGTTTGTCTAGTGCATGAAGGTGTAAGCAGACTGCAGTATTTCTCCTGATAGAAATGGCGTGGTCTCTGATACTTGGTGGGTATTTAAAGGGAAAATGTCTGCAGGTTTGCGTGatataggctaagttcacatttgctttgtgcggtgctgcgtcggcggcaaaacgcagctttttgtgacgcatgcgttcatttttgcatgatttttggcgcagaaaaaaatgcatcatgtagcGTCTTCTGCGCCCTgatagttgcgccaaaatgacgcatgcgtcacaaaacgcaagacaacgcatgtccatgcgcccccccatgttaaataaaggggcacagcctgacgctgccccgcacaacgctaatgtgaacgtagccatacagcattctataatgctgtatatatgcccccaatcaagacaagaaaaagaccttttattatggtCCGGTCTGAGGGTTTTGCAAGTCTTGGTCCGTTGCCTCCCTCCTTTCTTGCTCCTCCCTACATCATCCGCACTAAGTCTCCCCAGCATTGCGCTCCTGCTCAGGCGTACTTCTGTTCTGCAGTTGGCATGCGCTGGGCTATGCAACCTTTCCCTGcagattgcagtactttgctctcgtcagagcacaggagagtgatgccagggagactgtgtggatgacgtagggaatagtcatccacacgaagcaagaagggaggtgctggaccaagaCATCAAAACCACTTGGACCCGTTCACCCAGCAAGTGAGatgtaataaaaggtctttttcttgtcttgcaggttggGCTGGGGCATATATATGGCATGATGGTTGTATttcatactagtgatgagcgagtatactcattgcttgggtttttccgagtatttggatgtactCAGATATTTAGCTTTCATttttgcagctgcatgatttgcgactactagccagcttgattacatgtggggattccctagcaaccaggcaacccccacatgtactcagcctggctagtagctgtaaatcattccactgctgtgatgaaaactaaatctctgagcagtcataaatactcggggggggtcacccgagcaacgagtacactcgctcatcactaatactgcccaaacctggtgacaggttcactataACTGCTTTATTGTATTGAGGACTTGTCTTATTTTCCTGGGTTGCCATTTTGGTAAATATTTCTCGAGCATCTTGTCTTTATAACTCTGTGTCGTACCATTGGTCTTATTTGGAAAAGAAAATATACTGGCATTAGTGTCTTCCTTAAAAATCCATATTTGAAAATGCAAAACCTGATGCATGTCCTTAATCATTGGCTTCGCATTTTATGAAGTATGGTGCAGGGGATCGCGTTTTCTAGAATATTTCAATAAAACATGTATTTTTATGGAAGACCCTGATACTGGAATATATCTGCTTTTCACTTCTCTGGTGCATCGCAGCTTCTGTGCCGTGGATCTCCATCTGGGTGAGCAGACAACAGGGGTttcctcctccttttttttttttttttttttttttttttttactattgcttATTTCTCCCAGAAATTTGTGAATAAATTAAGTTAGCACTTGATGTGACAGTGTCCAGTGAGTGATTTGCACCTCTGACATACTCTTCCAGGAAGAAGAACCAAACTGGAATATTGTAGAATTCTAAGGCTTGATGGTCCTTAATTATAAACTTATGGACTTCACTATAGAATACAAATATTTCCTAAATCAATATCTGATGATTTGATAAGTTCTGTGATTTCTAAGGCATTTTCTTTATAATATTTctgtatttgttttgtttttataaagTTGTTTGGTTTGTTAAAGCAGACAATGGGTTGATTTTAATACTTACTGATTTTATCCTCCTTTAGGAAGAAGTCCAAAAGAAACGTACACGCCGTGCTGTAAAGTTCCAGAGAGCGATTACTGGTGCCTCTCTGGCTGAAATTATGGCCAAGAGAAACCAAAAGCCTGAGGTGCGAAAGGCTCAGCGGGAACAAGCGATCAGGTAAAGCTGCTCACTAACATGAGCCAAATTGAGAGTTCGGTCCGCAGCTCTCTCCTGACTCCCCATACATTGGGGCGCTCAATTCGGCCAGAATCATCTGCCAGCTGCTCATCTCCTTGCAGCACAATGGATCAGACCGTTTAGAATCCAGCCGCCTGATGCATACGTCCTCCGATataatacactagctattgaacccgttctacgcccgggtggcgagcatttatattggtatatggtctccatcctggtatgtgctgccccatcctgtgtccccatcctgtcatgcgctgctcccatcctgcgtccccatcctgtcatgtgctgctccatcctgcgtccccatcctgtcatgtgctgctccatcctgcgtccccatcctgtcatgtgctgctccatcctgcgtccccatcctgtcatgtgctgctccatcctgcgtccccatactaccTCTGACCCGCtcagcgccgagtgctggggggcctgagcaggcggggacaccggcacgctgtgggggtcaggtgccggtatcgccgccagctcaggccccccagcacttactatattcacctgtcctgcgttccagcgctgggcgccgccatcttcccggtctcctgcctgtgactgttcagtcagagggcggcgcctgcgcgcattaagcgcgtcatcgcgccctctgaactgaaggtcacaggccgaagaccgggaagatggcggcgcccagcggtggaacggggacaggtgaatatggccgatactcaccctcctggcggtccctgcttctctgttggagatcgcggtgtgcgttcagtgtgaacgcataccgcgatctcccgggagcgtcactctgtgaggcccagactgcgccagtgcttgcgcctgcgcagtctataaaggcttcggacagagtgacgctcccagcgttatattatagatctgtaCTGTCAGAGGCCACCAGGCACATTAGATGTTTGGCTGATCTAATGTGTTTGGAGTCTTCTTGTTGTAACTTCTACGCCAGAATTAATTGTTGCATTAATCCTCACCAGATTGTATGATTTGTGCTGAATTCTATTGTAAAGCTAGTCGGATTTCATGATGTCTGTTTCATCAGCTCTAAAATGTTAAAGCGAACCAGTCAGCAGTCTTGGCCGATATAACGTGGCCattgcctttcagggctgataataCAGCATtcgataatgctgtagataagccctcagtctgacctgaaagataagaaaaataggttttattatactcaccggggggcagtccggtcctatgggtgtcgcgggtctgggtccggcgcctcccatcttcttgcgatgctgccctcctgcttcttcatcactcCCCAGTATTGCGCTCCTGCGctggcatacttctctgccctgctgagggcagagcaaagtactgcagtgtgcgggcgccgggaaatgtcagaggccagcgcactgcagtacttcactGTGCCCTAAACAAGGCAGATAAGTGTGCCTGCTCAGGAGCACGATGCTGAGGagtgatgaagcaacaggagggcggcatcacaagaagataggAGGACCTGGACCTATAGAATGCTGTGGATAGATGTGGCCGCTGCTTTTCAGGGCTAtctgccaaaactgctgacaggttcgctttaagtctgcagtcactttgtgtgactgcagacttttgaatctcgTGTGCGCTGTAGGGATTTGTTGCTGCTCTTACACTGGAGTGGAGCAAAGCCATGCCCACTATACTGCTTCTGCCCAAGAGTATCTATATCACATACTTTACTGTCGTTCCTGgctcagaaaccagcaaatcctCAATGCGTACACTGGGGGGATACAGATACGTGCAGTCAGTGACTGCACACGTCTCactttagaccagacaaccccgtTAATCCTCCTGGAACTACAACTGTACAAGTTTGTCAGTGGCTGAGTCCTTACAACTAACCTCGTAAGGTGGTATATAGAGAAATGGTAAAGCTTGTCAGTCTGATCATACAATCCAGGAGCAATTACTAGGGAATAGTGCTACAGAGTTCTAGGAAATCAAGCTCCACTACTGTTTAATGGTGAATTGAAGTACTTCTTAAACCAGAGATAATAGTCTGAAAAAtaagttgttggttttttttttttctctagtaaccccccacgacagcacacctggaggatgttacccctttcctaatagggacaggaaatgacaagaggttaaataacccctccctcatcctcccctcagtgttctttcctgtccctactagggatgaagaggtcatcccaggtgcactgtgccggcagcggtcaccggggggaatacagataatctggccgggcagctgggatcagacttacgtccattccctgtcgctgctcccgtctcctccgactcgggactccttcgccaccattccgcgcctgcgggtaaggtctggggcgttcttcggctggaggcctctctgagctctccagcccttctcctcctccgcaccgcgcgcgcgtgtgtgggtacttccggtctgaagccggcggccggatgtgacgtcagacgccggccggcttctctgaatcaggaagttcctcgtgcgttccagccaggaacgctaggagatagcatggaagacgtcggcgttctccccccacgtacttccggacaccggaggaggaggtcctcatccaggaggacaggtgctgcgtccggtcgcctatatattcaggccctggacaggaagacatcgcaggtaggaccactgtgtggtgaatactatggagatgtctgcttcctcgcgctctgcacctgcagaacacagcaccatcccggccccagtgagtagtctggccccgggtgtccattccctgatgtgggttgtagtcttatgattccttctcccctttctttttagggggacaaggaacccacatcaggaagcaaaacaaaaactacccgcaaatgcgcagtttgtatgaagaagctgtcctcttcatacaagaaatcattgtgcaaagaatgcacagacaaaattatcagcgaggaacggccatccctgatagaggagattaaaaccttaatccagcaggagattaaaacatctctggccactctttctcagcctacaccatctcctagtgcccctcctgaggctaagaaaaggaaacttaatccacaggaggaagagcaggaggactctcagggagagacgtcggacgaacccccagaggagggtgaattatccctggactctgaaactgtccagcaagagagatattacttctcttcatctgatatagaagaactccttacggctgtaaggaaaactatggaggttgaggaagagaagacggcacagtccgtgcaagaagagatgtttggaggacttcgttctaggaagcgtcaggtgtttcctattcaccaaaacatccgagatttagttctggacgagtgggaatccccagaaaagaagctgactactccagcggaaattaaagacagatttcctgtggatgccgagacagcgtcatgctggtcagaagtcccaaaagtggacgtccagattgccagagtagccaaaaagaccacgctaccattcgaggatgcctcccaactgagagaccctctggaacgtaagatggacggactactaaggaagtcgtgggaaacgtcagcatctttactgaacatcaattcagtatccacttgcgtggctagatcgatgcatcgctggctggggcagctagaggagcacttgtcctcaggtactccgagagaagatattctggcctccttgcctatcttccagaaagcaacaggctttttagcagatgcttctgcagaatccgtgagagtgacggcgagatcatccgcactgtcaaactcggtaaggcgtgcactctggctaagatcctggtctggggatatgacttccaagatgaggctgtgttctattccctttaaaggaaagtatatgtttggaccagccttggatgaccttttggagaaggcttcagacaagaaaaagaccttaccagaacctagaaaccctaggaaaagacccttccgcactcagcaggagcatactcctcaatacagaggaaagggtaaaacaggtcgctggagctatccgaaaggagggaaagacaggaatctttttctttcacaaccccaaaaccagagaaagcaatgacgccgtcatagtggggggtcgaatttcgaacttcctcccagtctggcaagagatcggtgtggatcagtggaccttaagattggtcaaagaggggatgaaaatagagtttacatcatatccccaaaaaagaatgaaaactacaacgttatcaacaccgaagctacagtccaccctgataactgggatagaagatctcttaatcaacaaggtgatctccacagtcccaaaagacgaaagaaacaagggccattattccagcctatttctgataaggaaaccaaacggaacccatcggatgataatcaatctgaaaccgctgaatcaatatgtaacctacagaagattcagaatggagtccgtcagatcgacagtacccttaatagggcaagacttcgtcatggcaaccatcgacttacaggacgcatattatcacgtcccagtccatccaacctatcggaaatttctaaggtttgcagtcaccagaggagaagttatagaccacttccagttcaatgtcctcccattcggactatcatcagctccaaggatctttacaaaggtcatgtccgaggtgatggcgtacatcagaagtcgacggatatgcataatcccatacctcgacgacctcttggtagtggctcccacggttccaattctacaggaacatcttcaaacaacagtccagatcctgtcatctctgggttgggtgataaaccccaaaaaatcggatatggttccgtccacaacgaagatctttttaggggtcttattagactcccacagacaaacatctttcttgcccgaacaaaaactgtccctgcttacatcaagga
The Ranitomeya imitator isolate aRanImi1 chromosome 3, aRanImi1.pri, whole genome shotgun sequence genome window above contains:
- the RPL24 gene encoding large ribosomal subunit protein eL24, with product MKVELCSFSGYKIYPGHGRRYARTDGKVFQFLNAKCESAFLSKRNPRQINWTVLYRRKHKKGQSEEVQKKRTRRAVKFQRAITGASLAEIMAKRNQKPEVRKAQREQAIRAAKEAKKAKQASKKPVPVKAPAKTSSKQKVAKNVKMQAPRVGGKR